The Osmia bicornis bicornis chromosome 11, iOsmBic2.1, whole genome shotgun sequence genome includes the window TTAAGGAATGACACGGGACCAGCCAATTCGTAGAAGGGATTGGTGGCGGTTCCTAGGTAGACCACGTCATCGTTGGGTTCCGGATCGTCGAGACCGTCGGCGATGTCAGCGAAGATGAGTTGAGCCGGTTCGGATGAAGGTGGCTCTAACTCAAGGTATCGCACGAGGTCGTCTGCTTCGGTAAGGAGTCCGGTCGAAAGGACTTCGTGATCCAACACGCAAGTCGACGCGGATGACGAGTCGGAATGAACACTTGACAGGGTGGGCAATTGCGGACCACCGGGTTCAGCGAGTAGAACGGGACTCGGTGAACGGCGAGTGTCCGGATTGTTTACTTCTTGGAGCACAGCCTGTCTAACTCTCTTAGCTCGGAGCTTGCGACCGGATCGACGACTGCGGCGATTCAGACGGCGACGTCGGATGGGTTGTGCATTATCTCCAAAACTGTGAGAGGGGTTGGTTTAATAACCAACCTAACTAACTGTCAAAATATTCCTGGCTCATACCTTTGAGAATTCCATTGCCGAGTGCAGCTAAGTGCAGGTTCCCAGGCGATTGGGCAAAGGGATGAGACAAGAATCGATCTAAATGTTCCTGAAGCGTCCCAAAGGAGACCAGCTCACATAGGGATGAACGATCGTCAATCAGGTTGCGGAGGATCTTTCAGATTCCGTAATACTTGGAATCGGAGAATAGTCTAAGCAAAAATCACAGCGGAGAACTTGTAAAAGATCGTAAATAAAACAAAGGAGCAAAACTTTAACTATTAATATATGTCACTCACATAAATCTATCACTTGAAACACAATTATAAATGTAGAGACTCGAACCTTTAGAGTAACACCGTTCCGGGTGCGGTACGTATAAGTATTCCAATAGGAATAGCGGAGAACACTTTGTTCCAGTGGAATCAACGGAGAACACTGTATTCCAATGGGCACTCATAGAACAACTTGATGGTTGCTGGAAGACTTAGAGCTGAGTAGTTCGCGTGTTGCAGGATCCCTTTGTCAGCTTGCTGCGTGTAACCTTTATCCAATACAGTGGTTACcgaaaacaaattaaataCTAAATTAGGAACAAATAAAACTTGACGAAGAACTATAGGATACCATTCCTCTCCATTGTAGGCAACCAGGTGGACATCTCCTATGCTTACAGCCTTTAATTCAGTAGAGTCACCTATTTTTACCAAAGTAGGTGTGTTCAATGCTTTTACATCCGACATCCAACTCAGATTTCCTGTCAAGTGGTGCGATGCCCCACTGTCTTTGTACCATGATTCTTGATTTTGTGAGACACTGTCAACCTCTGCAGAAGATAATCCCACTGATACAAAAGACTTTACCTTGTTCTTATCATTTTTGGGACATTCCTTGGCAAAATGACCCGTCTCACGACAGTTGTTGCACTTGTAGTGCTTCTTGCAGTAGTCAATATACTCTTGACAGAATTTACCATGACATTCAGTCTTCAAATGTCCTGACTTGCCACATTTATAACACTTCAACTGACCTGACGACTGACTTCACTGACCAGAGTGTAATGAACCTGTCTTGGACTGTCCCTTTTCAAAGCCTTTCCTATTCTGACCCTTGTTTCCGGATGTTTCTCTGCCTCTTGTCAACAATGCATTGCTAATGGTCTGAGATTCCTGCGTCTTCATTCGCAGCTTCTCCTGTTGGAGACGTTCCATCAGTTTAGGAAGAGTTTTATCAGCATCAACCAGTGATTCCCAAGCTGagtgaaaataattgaatttctctGGCAAGCTGTTCAAAATTCGAGATATAATCCATTCATCTTTGATTTCCTCGCCAGCAGCACGTAGCTCCTGAGCCAGTCCATCAACCTCCAGACAGTTGTCTACGACAgttttattactattatacACAAAACTAAAAAACTGCATTCTTAACCCATCTTTGGATGATTGCGCCTTTCTGCCATACAGAGTTTCTAGTCTGTTTACCATTTGCAATGCcgatgtacactcagtcccatcgaagttgtcgcagtgaagttggcgcgctaacgcattcacgccgcagcggcgttagcgcgccaacttcactgcgacaacttcgatgggactgattGTACACATACTTATCTTCAGGGCAATTTTCTCGTCCACATTCAGGCCAATGATTGTTTGTGCTTCAATATCCTTCTTGCACCAATCTGCATAAGTATTGTCTGCCAAAGGAGACTTAACCGTCGTACCTGTAGCCACATCAAACAGACCCTTGGCTCGCAGCAACAGATTTAGCTTAAAACGCCAGGCAACATAATTACTCTTTCCTGTACTTTCAGATGTTTCTATGAGCTTTTCCAAGTTTAATTTTGTATCCATTGCAACTGACTTCTGACTATCCTTTCGTGTAACGAATGATCACTGACAACGTGCTTGCTTAGACTTATTTTGTAGGTTACGTTAACCTCCTTCCTTTTCGACCTCTTTGTGGgcctgggcccataacctgttgTCAGGTATTAATTAGAGATTTACAAAGGGTCGACGTGGATGTACAATATAGATTTTATTTGCACATACTTAACATTTATGGCTTTATGAACTACACGCATGTTATGAAGAATTATAAAATagataaagtaaaataatattaatcttTGGTTTTTACCATCCTTTACTTTTTATACGCACGCTTGCAAGAACAAAAGGAACGAc containing:
- the LOC114881056 gene encoding uncharacterized protein LOC114881056, with protein sequence MDTKLNLEKLIETSESTGKSNYVAWRFKLNLLLRAKGLFDVATGTTVKSPLADNTYADWCKKDIEAQTIIGLNVDEKIALKINNCLEVDGLAQELRAAGEEIKDEWIISRILNSLPEKFNYFHSAWESLVDADKTLPKLMERLQQEKLRMKTQESQTISNALLTRGRETSGNKGQNRKGFEKGQSKTGSLHSGQ